GAAACGCTGCTCGTGGTTATGAACCACATAACCTCCGCCGGCAATCGAATTATTATCCTCAATGCGTTTGAAGAGATCTTCCAATGAAATTCCATAGCTATTCAGTCGATCCGGATTCGGCTGCACCTCAAATGTTTTATAGAAGCCGCCATGCGTATTGATTTCCGTCACTCCCAGCACTTCGCGCATTTTGGGTGCAATTTCCCACTCCAGCATCGTGCGGAGTTGCATCGGAGTATAATCTTCACCGCGAACTTCAAATTGCAGGATTTCCCCCAGCGCGGTTGCTAATGGCCCTAGTTGAGGTGTCCCATAACCTGGTGGTATATCGGCGGCAGCAGCTGTGATTCGTTCTGTCACAAGCTGGCGCGCCCAGTAAAGATCGGTGCCCTCTTCAAATACAATCGTGACGACCGAAATTCCGAATTTGGAAACGCTACGGACTTCTTCTACCTTAGGCAGACCGCCCATCGATGTTTCTACCGGATAGGTGACATAGCGTTCCACTTCCACCGGGGAAAGAAAGCCTGCATCGGTGACGACCTGAACCTGCACGTTCGTCATATCAGGTACCGCGTCAATTGGTAAATGCAGGGCCGAGTAGAGTCCTCCAGCCGCCATGAGTAATGTCAGCACCAGAACAATGAATCGGTTCGCCAGTGAAAATTCAATTAAATGAGACAGCATCAGGATAACTCCAGCAGAAAGCAGAAAAACAGGTGAAGCATGATCGCAGAGAAACTACTCTTCTCGTTCCAGCAACAGTTCGGACTTCAGTGTAAAGGCTCCGTCCTCAACAACCTGTTCTCCGCCGTCAAGACCGCGCTCGACTTCGATCCAGTCTTCTGTTTTCAATCCTGATTGAATATCAACGCGACGAAACAACCGATCGGAGTCCTTGATAAACACAAACTCCTGGGCAGCATCATCCAGCACTGCTTTCGCAGGCACTGCAATCACATTCGCCTTCTCTTTTCCCGGGATCATGACCTGGGCAAACATGCCTGGTCTGAGAATTCCACCCGGATTTTTGATCTCGGCAATCAAAGGAACCGAGTTTGTCGTGGGAGAAACTTTGCGCCCCAGATAATGCAAACGTGCCGTGAATGTCTGATCGGGAAACGCGTTGACCTTCACCTTCAGTTCCTGTCCCCCATTCAGTGAAACAGCTCCCCAGTCAGATTCGCGAATATCAGCGGCAACCCACAGCGTATCGGTTTGCGCCAAAGTAAATAAAGAATCCGAACGATTGACGCGTTCTGACTGACTGAAGGTCCGTTCTTCAATCGTCCCGGCAAAGGGGGCGATGATTTCCAGCCGCGACAATTTCTCAGCGGACTTCATATCGTCGCTATTCAAATCGATCCCCGATCCGATCAACGACTCCAGATGCTGCTGACTGATTGTCATGCGGTGTTCGGCATCGTTGAGCTTGGCCAGCATCTGATCTCGCTCCAGACGAACATCATAAATTGATTGCTCGCATAACGCCTTCAGGGCAGCGCGGGATTCCTGGACGTCCGCTTCTCGCATCTGTTTTGTCTGTAGAGAAATGGCACCTGACTTAGCCAGCGGTGCCGACTTTTTATCGATCGTCAAAGCCAGCAGATATTGAGAATAAGCGGGTAATAACTGCGAACGATAATTACCCAGTTTGGCATCCGTAAATTCTTTTTCGACCGACTCCATCGTGCGCTGGCTTAGCAATGCATCAACGAGTTTCTGTACATTATTCTGGATCAGCGACTTCCAGTCATACTGTTTGCGAACCAGTTCATACTCTGCCGCTTTCTGGAGAAGATCAGCACGCGCTGTTCCAATTTCCGGGCTGTTTAACACGGCAAGGACCTGCCCTGTTTTCACAGCATCTCCCGGCTTGACTTGAACATCAACCAAGACTCCTTCCGTAGGTGCCTTGATTGAAACATGCTTTCGGTCATCGTACTGTAATCGCCCCGGGACAACGCGAACCTGATTCATCGACTGTCGTTTGACTTGTGAAAACGTGAACTGAACCGCCTTGATCTTCTCGTCTGTGAGTTCAATCTGAGCAGAGCCCTGTTCGGGTTCATCAGTACTTTCTGTATCCTCTGTTTCGGCAGTCTGATTATCGACTGTCAGATTCTGCAGATGCGGCCAGAGAAAGCCAATTCCGATGACTGACACCACAATCGTCAGGATTAAAAAGACGCGTGATTTCATTATAAAATTCTCCCGCAATAACGGAAATTGAGAGAGGAATCATGCAGTGTTTCGATCAACGAATCTTGAGCGGCGCATGATTCCGGTCGTAAAAGTAAACGACATTCTTTCAGGGAGAATCGAAATCAGCAGAGAGAAACGCTGATTAAATCATGAAGTGCCTGGCTTGGGGAAGCCTGAAGGAAATGCCCGACCTTTGCTTGATTCTGATGAGCGGGCAACTCTGAATGCGAGAGCATAGAAGCACATTTCAGGCTGGCAGGTTCCAGCATCTGCTGCAGTAAAGTGGTTTGTGCAGATCCACAAACAGGCAATATCTGTGAAGACTCGCCGATAATGAAATAGTGCTGAGCAGGAAACCGTTTTTTGAGAGGGTCACTACTCTTTTCTTCCCCCAGATAAACGAAATGCAGATGCCAGCCTTGTTCAGGAGCTTGAGTCTGCACCAGATTCGCATGGTATTGATCCAGATGGGAAGGCAACCAATGGCTATTATTCGCGACCACCGGGCTCATTTCATGGTTATGGAGCCAGGGAAAAGGCAAATTCCACAACGATAGCAGCAGACAGACACGAATTAAACATCGTGTTGTCCAATGCAGTTGTGCTTCATAGTCAATTAGAGACGAATGGATTTGCACTGGTACCATACCAAAAGAGGAATAAAAGGACGCTTGTCCCAAGGTGGGGAGTTGTCGCGAAACAACTCTAATGTTATTATTTGTCCCCTACCTGGAATATGTCAAGTCTTTTCTTTTCAGGAACTTTGCACTTCTTAGACAAGACACTTCGTCTCAAATCCTTATTGAGACTCGGTCTCTCTCCCCAGAACACACGTCTACGTACCCCAGGTTGCTCACACTGCTCGATTTCGTTACTTCCGAGTTCATATAATATCGCCCTCTACATACCAAAGACATGAGGCTGCAATTCCCATCGATGACAGTCTTCGCAAAATCATCCTCTGATTTGACTCTGAAAACGGATAGGTCTACCTCCCATGAGCAGCAAATCTGCGTTGTCCAATCGCGAGGCTTCGAAACCAGAAAAAGATTGCATCACAATGTGCATTTTCACAAAGGGATCAGGCATCACACCTTGCTCAAGAGAGCCCCGACCAACTAAACTGACGCTCGCAGGAACGGCAGCTCTTACCTGTATTAGATTACCCGCTTTATTTCAAACAAAGTTAAATTCCGTATGACTCATTGTCGTAAGTATATAAAAACATCGCTACTCCTGGTCATTGCTCTGTCCTGGTATTCGTCCCTGGAATTACAAGCGCAACTTCCCTCCAAGGCAACTCCTCAACCATCAAAAAACGGCTCATCTCAGGATGAACCAACCATCACCGCTGAGGACCTTCAAAAGCGAATCGATCAGGTCAAAGAAATCAAAGACCTGACCGAGGAGAATCAGAAAAAAGCAATCGACTTTTATAATCAGGCACTGGCCAATCTAAAGAAAGCAGATGATTTCCAAGAAGCCGCGATCAACGACGCAACCAATACTCAAAATGCGATGCAGCGGCTGAATGATCTCAAAGCCAAAATTGAAAGCTTGAGCAGAAAACCGGCGCCTTCCTACGCACAAATCAAAAATCTACCCCAACTCGAACAGATGCTGGTCCAGGCAGAGCCTCTATTGGAAGAAGCAAAACAGAAGCTGGCGAGTTGGGATGCAGAAATCGCTCGTCGTCCCAACCGTCAGAAAGAAGCCATAAAACGTGTCAGCGAAATTGATGAAAAGCTGAGCGAAATTCAAAAACAGTTAGCAGTCCCCGCTCCTGCAGATGAACCGGCTGCAGTAACCGATGCCAGAAAAAAAGAACTTGAAACGCGTCTGAATCTTCTGAAAGCGGAAAAGCCGGCTTTAAAGAACGAGCTCAGTTCGTATGACGCAGAGGAAACGGTCGGATACCCTCGAATCAATCAGGATTACTTAAAGCTGCTCGTTAAACAGCAAAAAGACGAGATCGACGCCTTAAAAGAGCAGATCAAAAGCAGACGGGCCATTGAATCCCAAATGCGAGTCGAGGAAGCCAGAGCCAAAGTGTTTGCCACCCATCCGCTTTTACAACCACTGGCTGAAAAAAATCAGAAGTATGCCGAAGAGATCCAGTCGCTCAATCACAAAATCGAAGCCATTGATCAGAAATATTCACAAACAAGCAAAACCCTTGAAGAACTTAAAAAAGAATTCACTTCCACCAGAGAAAAAGTGAAATCGATTGGTTTAACAGGCCCCATTGGTTTACAGCTCCGAAATCAGCAATCATCACTTCCCGATATTGAAAGCTACCATCAAAACATTGAGAAAGGCAGCGCGCTCTCTAGCGAAGTGAATCTAAGACGATATGAACTGGATGAAGAATGGACAAATTTTCCCACAGCCGAAGCGAAAACAGCGGAAATCATCAAAGAGAGTCAACGAAAGCTAACCAAAGAAGAGGAAATCAATCTCCAGAATATTGTCGAAGAAACCCTGGCGAAGCAGAAAGAATACTTAGACACCCTTATCAAAAGTAACAATAATTATTTCGACAAGTTAGTGAACCTGCATGTTGCCGAAGAAGAGCTGATCAAGCAGACTGACACCTATTCAGACTATATCCAAGAGCGTATTTTCTGGATCAGAAGTTCCCCTCCCATTTCCATCTCCGAGTTCAAACAAATTCCCGGCTCACTCAAATGGCTCTTTTCCCCCACACACTGGAAACAACTCTTCCAGGCCATCCAGCAGGATATCATAAAAAATCCGGTCATTTATGGAACCGCCTTCTTCTGTTTTCTGAGCCTGATCTACCTGGCGTATAATGTGCGGCAGCAATTGCGCATCATTAACAAAGAAATTATCAGAAGCAATTTCCGCAAATTTGCAATTACCGCACGGGTCGCTTTTCTCACGCTGTTTATCGCCATCGTCTGGCCGGGTTTTATCTGGTTCCTCGCCTGGAGAATCGGCAGCAATCCCAATGCACCGATTTTCGTGAAAGCCGTTGAATACAGCTTGAGACAAGTGGGCTGGCTGTTATTTTTCTGGGAACTTATTCGACAAATCTGTCGCCCCTTAGGTCTCGGTGAATCTCATTTTGGCTGGTATAAGCAAACCGTCTCCTACGTCCGCAGAAATATTCGCTGGGTGATCCCGTTCTCAATCCCACTCCTGTTTGTCACGCTTTTATTGCATGGGAAAGAAGTCGAGCGGAATCAGGACTTCCTGGAACGTCTTTTCTTTGTGGCTTTACTGGTGGTCTATACCATCTTTGCCCGCCGGGTCTTTCATCCCCGCTCCGGTCTCTTTCAATCAATTCTGAATTACAATCAGGAAGTCTGGTACGACCGATTCAAATTCCTCATTTATTTCTCGACACTCGTCATTCCCAGTTCACTCATCATGTTAACGCTCATCGGTTTTTATTTTACAGCGATGAGTCTGTTTCATCTGATCTTCGTGACGCTCTGGTTATTTTTAGTCGTCATTTTATTCAGAGCATTACTGTTGCGCTGGATTTTGATTCACCACCGCCAACTGAGTTATAAACAGAATCAGGAACGATTGCAGGCACTCCGCAAAGAACCTCAGGACACCAGCACAGAAGCAACGATCGCGGGAATCACAGGTATTACCATTGAAGAGGAAAACCTCTTTGACCTGACAAAGATTTCTTCTCAGATCAAAAAGCTGATCAATGCCTCGATGAGCGTGGTCCTCCTGGTGGGAATTATCTGGATCTGGGGTGATACGTTGCCTGCCTTTAATCGACTGGATACGTTTGAAAATCGAGTCTGGCTCACAACCACGCAGACTGTGGAAGAAAGCACGGATGACAAGGGAACTCTGACTACAAAAGTCGTCGAAAAACTAGAGCCCGTCACCTATCTGGACGTCATGGTGGCACTCATCCTTGCCATCTTTGCTGTGATCGCCACAAAAAACATTCCCGGGTTTCTGGAATTTCTGGTGCTACAACGACTCCCTCTGGATGCACCGGTGAAATATGCCATCACCAGTCTGGCCCGCTATGTGATTGCCCTGATTGGAATTTTCATTGTCTTTTCAACGTTGGGCTTAGGTTGGACAAAACTACAATGGCTGGCAACCGCGCTCACGTTCGGTCTGGCTTTTGGACTGCAGGAAATCTTTGCCAACTTTGTATCCGGCCTGATCCTGCTGATTGAACGGCCAATTCGCGTCGGCGATATCATCACCGTAGATGAAATTACTGGTGTCGTTTCCCGGATCCGAATGCGTGCCACCACGATTACCAACTGGGACCGCAAAGAATACATCGTCCCCAACCGGGAATTTATTACGGGTAAACTGCTGAACTGGACTCTGACTGATTCTGTCAATCGCATCACGATCACCGTGGGAGTTGCCTACGGTACTGATACGAATAAGGCCTCTAATCTGGCAATGAAGATCATCACCAACCATCGACTGGTTCTGTCAGATCCTGTCCCCAGTATCACCTTCGAATCTTTTGGAGACAGCACACTCGATTTAACCATTCGTGCTTATCTGCCCGATCTCGAAAATCGGCTTTTGGTAATACATGAACTGCATACCACCATCCACGAAGAATTCAACAAAGCGGGAATTGAAATTGCATTTCCTCAGAGAGACGTGCATCTGTTTTATGGGGATAAATCACTCGAACAGACGACATTAAATATAAACCCTGATTCAGCGGAAAAGCCTGAGCAGCCTTAACCTTTGATTTCAAGATGATTCCAGCCGCTTCGCCACGAAGGTTCCATTGATCACAGCGGCAACTTCGCCATGAAGCGTCACGTGTGATTGCAGTTCAATCCGGGCGCGCCCTTTGCGTTGTAATCCGGAGTAAAATTGCTCCCAGAGTTGATCGTCTGGAAAAGGGCATTCGCCGAGGAAGTCAGATTCAATCGGCCTGAGAAATTCCATCTCACTTTTCTGGATCACGATTTTGTAACGGTGACCGTCTGCCCTCAGTCGCAGATGGATGAAGGTCCAACCCGCCAGAATGCCGAGGCTGGCAATACTGCCTCCAAAAGCCGTTTCCTGATGATTCAGATTCGGCGCCAATCGGGCACTCAGCTTCAGAATGTCCTTTGCTTCCGGCAACACTTGAATCTGCATGGCCCGTGTGACTGGAATGTGCTGATGCAGGTACGCCGTCACTTCCTCAGCATCAAAATCCATCTTGGGTATCCTTCCAGCAACATGATCGGCGTACATTCGAAACTCGAAAGTAGTGTGATACATCATCTGGAAAAACACAAGTGTTGCTGGTTCTTCATCGCGAATTCATCAATCCGGCTTTCAATCACAGTCACCCCGCAGTAGGCGTTGGCGGAAGAAATTCAGGC
This genomic interval from Gimesia alba contains the following:
- a CDS encoding efflux RND transporter periplasmic adaptor subunit, producing the protein MKSRVFLILTIVVSVIGIGFLWPHLQNLTVDNQTAETEDTESTDEPEQGSAQIELTDEKIKAVQFTFSQVKRQSMNQVRVVPGRLQYDDRKHVSIKAPTEGVLVDVQVKPGDAVKTGQVLAVLNSPEIGTARADLLQKAAEYELVRKQYDWKSLIQNNVQKLVDALLSQRTMESVEKEFTDAKLGNYRSQLLPAYSQYLLALTIDKKSAPLAKSGAISLQTKQMREADVQESRAALKALCEQSIYDVRLERDQMLAKLNDAEHRMTISQQHLESLIGSGIDLNSDDMKSAEKLSRLEIIAPFAGTIEERTFSQSERVNRSDSLFTLAQTDTLWVAADIRESDWGAVSLNGGQELKVKVNAFPDQTFTARLHYLGRKVSPTTNSVPLIAEIKNPGGILRPGMFAQVMIPGKEKANVIAVPAKAVLDDAAQEFVFIKDSDRLFRRVDIQSGLKTEDWIEVERGLDGGEQVVEDGAFTLKSELLLEREE
- a CDS encoding mechanosensitive ion channel domain-containing protein — encoded protein: MTHCRKYIKTSLLLVIALSWYSSLELQAQLPSKATPQPSKNGSSQDEPTITAEDLQKRIDQVKEIKDLTEENQKKAIDFYNQALANLKKADDFQEAAINDATNTQNAMQRLNDLKAKIESLSRKPAPSYAQIKNLPQLEQMLVQAEPLLEEAKQKLASWDAEIARRPNRQKEAIKRVSEIDEKLSEIQKQLAVPAPADEPAAVTDARKKELETRLNLLKAEKPALKNELSSYDAEETVGYPRINQDYLKLLVKQQKDEIDALKEQIKSRRAIESQMRVEEARAKVFATHPLLQPLAEKNQKYAEEIQSLNHKIEAIDQKYSQTSKTLEELKKEFTSTREKVKSIGLTGPIGLQLRNQQSSLPDIESYHQNIEKGSALSSEVNLRRYELDEEWTNFPTAEAKTAEIIKESQRKLTKEEEINLQNIVEETLAKQKEYLDTLIKSNNNYFDKLVNLHVAEEELIKQTDTYSDYIQERIFWIRSSPPISISEFKQIPGSLKWLFSPTHWKQLFQAIQQDIIKNPVIYGTAFFCFLSLIYLAYNVRQQLRIINKEIIRSNFRKFAITARVAFLTLFIAIVWPGFIWFLAWRIGSNPNAPIFVKAVEYSLRQVGWLLFFWELIRQICRPLGLGESHFGWYKQTVSYVRRNIRWVIPFSIPLLFVTLLLHGKEVERNQDFLERLFFVALLVVYTIFARRVFHPRSGLFQSILNYNQEVWYDRFKFLIYFSTLVIPSSLIMLTLIGFYFTAMSLFHLIFVTLWLFLVVILFRALLLRWILIHHRQLSYKQNQERLQALRKEPQDTSTEATIAGITGITIEEENLFDLTKISSQIKKLINASMSVVLLVGIIWIWGDTLPAFNRLDTFENRVWLTTTQTVEESTDDKGTLTTKVVEKLEPVTYLDVMVALILAIFAVIATKNIPGFLEFLVLQRLPLDAPVKYAITSLARYVIALIGIFIVFSTLGLGWTKLQWLATALTFGLAFGLQEIFANFVSGLILLIERPIRVGDIITVDEITGVVSRIRMRATTITNWDRKEYIVPNREFITGKLLNWTLTDSVNRITITVGVAYGTDTNKASNLAMKIITNHRLVLSDPVPSITFESFGDSTLDLTIRAYLPDLENRLLVIHELHTTIHEEFNKAGIEIAFPQRDVHLFYGDKSLEQTTLNINPDSAEKPEQP
- a CDS encoding YiiD C-terminal domain-containing protein — its product is MDFDAEEVTAYLHQHIPVTRAMQIQVLPEAKDILKLSARLAPNLNHQETAFGGSIASLGILAGWTFIHLRLRADGHRYKIVIQKSEMEFLRPIESDFLGECPFPDDQLWEQFYSGLQRKGRARIELQSHVTLHGEVAAVINGTFVAKRLESS